In one Lolium rigidum isolate FL_2022 chromosome 3, APGP_CSIRO_Lrig_0.1, whole genome shotgun sequence genomic region, the following are encoded:
- the LOC124697343 gene encoding subtilisin-like protease SBT1.6: MAARRRLLLCLLLLATTLSPTAVASDGAGESKKTYIFRVDHRAKPTVFPTHAHWYTSAAFASPASAGADPLEPLHVYDTVFHGFSASLTASRADELRRHPAVLAAFEDQVRQLHTTRSPQFMGLRARLGLWSLADYGSDVIVGVLDTGVWPEHRSLSDRNLPPVPARWRGGCDSGPAFPASSCNRKLVGARFFSQGHAAHYGATAASAAAASNGSSAEYMSPRDADGHGTHTATTAAGSVSYDASMEGYASGVAKGVAPKARVAAYKVCWKGAGCLDSDILAGFDRAVADGVDVISVSIGGGNGAVSPFYIDPIAIGSYGAVSRGVFVATSAGNEGPAPMSVTNLAPWVATVGAGTIDRSFPAEIVLGDGRRLSGVSLYSGKPLANNTMLSLYYPGRSGGLSASLCMENSIDPSLVAGKIVICDRGSSPRVAKGVVVKDAGGAAMVLANGEANGEGLIGDAHVLPACSVGESEGDALKAYAANITNPTATIVFRGTVIGVKPAPLVASFSARGPNGLVPEILKPDFIAPGVNILAAWTGATGPTGLESDPRRTEFNILSGTSMACPHASGAAALLRSAHPGWSPAAIRSALMTTAVVTDNRAGAVADEAEAGRAATPFDYGAGHVALGRALDPGLVYDAGDEDYVAFMCSIGYEANAIEVITHRPVACPTSTAGRKPSGSDLNYPSISVVLYGGGNQSRTVIRTATNVGAEAAATYRARVEMSSGGVSVAVEPEKLVFSTTVQKQSFAVTVAAASAPAGAAPVYGHVVWSDGRGHDVRSPIVVTWLQPM; encoded by the coding sequence ATggccgctcgccgccgcctcctgctctGTCTCCTCCTGCTGGCCACCACTCTATCGCCAACCGCCGTTGCCAGCGACGGCGCTGGCGAATCGAAGAAGACGTACATCTTCCGCGTCGACCACCGCGCCAAGCCGACGGTGTTCCCCACCCACGCGCACTGGTACACCTCCGCCGCCTTCGCCTCGCCAGCCAGCGCCGGCGCCGACCCGCTCGAGCCTCTCCACGTCTACGACACCGTCTTCCACGGCTTCTCCGCCTCGCTCACCGCGTCCCGCGCCGACGAGCTGCGCCGCCACCCCGCCGTCCTCGCCGCCTTCGAGGACCAGGTCCGGCAGCTGCACACCACCAGGTCGCCGCAGTTCATGGGCCTCCGCGCGCGCCTCGGGCTCTGGTCCCTCGCCGACTACGGCTCCGACGTCATCGTCGGGGTGCTCGACACCGGCGTCTGGCCCGAGCACCGGAGCCTCTCCGACAGGAACCTCCCGCCCGTCCCCGCCCGCTGGCGCGGCGGCTGCGACTCTGGTCCCGCCTTCCCGGCGTCCTCCTGCAACCGTAAGCTCGTGGGCGCGCGGTTCTTCTCCCAGGGCCACGCTGCGCACTACGGCGCCACCGCGGCGTCAGCGGCGGCCGCGTCCAACGGGTCCTCCGCCGAGTACATGTCCCCGCGCGACGCCGACGGGCACGGCACCCACACGGCCACGACGGCAGCCGGGAGCGTGTCCTACGACGCGAGCATGGAGGGGTACGCATCCGGCGTCGCGAAGGGGGTCGCGCCCAAGGCCAGGGTGGCGGCGTACAAGGTGTGCTGGAAGGGCGCGGGCTGCCTCGACTCCGACATCCTCGCCGGCTTCGACCGCGCCGTGGCGGACGGCGTGGACGTCATCTCCGTCTCCATCGGCGGGGGCAACGGCGCCGTCTCGCCCTTCTACATCGACCCCATCGCCATCGGGTCGTACGGCGCCGTGTCGCGGGGCGTGTTCGTGGCCACCTCCGCGGGCAACGAAGGGCCGGCCCCCATGTCGGTGACCAACCTGGCGCCGTGGGTCGCCACCGTGGGCGCCGGCACCATCGACCGCAGCTTCCCCGCCGAGATCGTGCTCGGCGACGGGCGGCGCCTGTCGGGGGTGTCGCTCTACTCCGGGAAGCCGCTGGCGAACAACACGATGCTGTCCCTCTACTACCCCGGGAGGTCGGGCGGGCTGTCTGCTTCCCTGTGCATGGAGAACTCCATCGACCCGTCGCTCGTGGCCGGGAAGATCGTCATCTGCGACCGCGGCAGCAGCCCGCGCGTGGCGAAAGGGGTGGTGGTGAAGgacgccggcggcgcggcgatggtCCTCGCCAACGGAGAGGCCAACGGCGAAGGTCTGATCGGGGACGCGCACGTCCTGCCGGCGTGCTCGGTGGGGGAGAGCGAGGGCGACGCGCTCAAGGCGTACGCCGCCAACATCACCAACCCGACGGCAACGATCGTGTTCCGGGGCACGGTCATCGGCGTGAAGCCGGCGCCACTGGTGGCCTCCTTCTCGGCGCGCGGGCCCAACGGGCTCGTGCCGGAGATCCTcaagccggacttcatcgcgccgGGCGTCAACATCCTGGCGGCGTGGACGGGCGCCACGGGGCCCACGGGGCTGGAGTCCGACCCGCGGCGGACGGAGTTCAACATCCTGTCGGGGACGTCCATGGCGTGCCCGCACGCGAGCGGGGCCGCCGCGCTGCTCCGGTCGGCGCACCCCGGTTGGTCGCCCGCGGCGATACGGTCGGCGCTGATGACCACTGCCGTCGTCACCGACAACCGCGCCGGCGCGGTGGCCGACGAGGCGGAGGCCGGGCGCGCGGCCACGCCGTTCGACTACGGCGCGGGGCACGTCGCGCTGGGCAGGGCCCTGGACCCGGGCCTGGTGTACGACGCCGGGGACGAGGACTACGTGGCGTTCATGTGCAGCATCGGGTACGAGGCGAACGCGATCGAGGTGATCACGCACAGGCCCGTGGCGTGCCCGACGTCGACGGCGGGCAGGAAGCCGTCCGGGTCGGACCTGAACTACCCGTCGATCTCCGTGGTGCTCTACGGCGGCGGCAACCAGTCGAGGACGGTGATCCGCACGGCGACGAACGTGGGCGCGGAGGCGGCCGCGACGTACAGGGCGCGCGTGGAGATGTCGAGCGGTGGCGTGTCCGTGGCGGTGGAACCGGAGAAGCTGGTCTTCTCGACGACTGTGCAGAAGCAGAGCttcgcggtgacggtggcggcggcctccgCTCCCGCCGGCGCGGCGCCGGTGTACGGGCACGTCGTGTGGTCGGACGGCCGCGGGCACGACGTGCGGAGCCCCATCGTGGTGACATGGCTGCAGCCAATGTAA
- the LOC124697349 gene encoding uncharacterized protein LOC124697349, whose protein sequence is MDPSGWTSLPSDLVRRVADLFLATSDVDYYMSVRAVCHNWRAATDDPTGPDPRFTPRGWVLVASLAGGDQTGRRCLFLHVNTGRFLWKGPLRSYTCVASTEDDHLVLEPASRNSRICLLNPMTGHLVSLPVTTAQFLGDNQFGLSHDRNMFATGSSSMVLYSFFDSSSGGCIDLTWDAVYNRESLFKAMTGMFASMVPFNGRAYAVNENGSVAVVEHNCRLDEKPEVTRVITGSWNWMDGRNTFLVDNAGELLVVSLLVSRREVQVFRVDLKNGLLEQIKGIGNRAIFLGKRRCLSVDAYKFQAIESNCIYYIGNRFGFDCGIFMHCLKDGSHVKLFESCCVPEGPKSLARVIMEYACYGHNA, encoded by the coding sequence ATGGACCCGTCGGGCTGGACATCGCTCCCCTCCGACCTCGTCAGGCGCGTCGCGGACCTCTTCCTCGCCACCAGCGACGTGGACTACTACATGAGCGTGCGCGCCGTGTGCCACAACTGGCGCGCCGCCACCGACGACCCGACCGGGCCGGACCCTCGCTTCACCCCCCGCGGATGGGTTTTGGTCGCGTCTCTCGCCGGCGGTGATCAAACCGGCCGCCGCTGTCTCTTTCTCCATGTCAACACCGGCCGTTTCCTGTGGAAGGGCCCGCTCCGCAGCTACACCTGTGTTGCCTCCACTGAGGACGACCACCTAGTCTTAGAGCCGGCATCCAGGAACTCCAGGATCTGCCTCCTCAATCCCATGACTGGCCACCTAGTCAGCTTGCCCGTAACTACGGCGCAGTTTCTCGGGGACAACCAATTTGGTCTCAGTCACGACAGAAACATGTTCGCGACAGGCTCTTCATCGATGGTGCTCTACAGCTTTTTTGATTCCAGTTCTGGCGGGTGCATCGATCTGACCTGGGATGCTGTTTATAATCGGGAGTCACTGTTCAAAGCCATGACGGGTATGTTTGCctccatggtgcccttcaatggtCGCGCTTACGCCGTGAACGAGAATGGGTCAGTCGCTGTGGTGGAACACAACTGCAGGCTGGATGAGAAGCCTGAGGTCACCAGGGTTATCACCGGCAGCTGGAATTGGATGGACGGCCGCAACACGTTCCTTGTTGACAATGCAGGGGAGCTGCTGGTTGTGAGCCTTCTGGTGTCGCGGAGAGAGGTGCAGGTCTTCAGGGTGGATCTCAAGAATGGACTTTTGGAGCAGATTAAGGGTATTGGCAACCGTGCTATCTTCCTTGGCAAGCGGCGGTGTTTGTCGGTTGATGCTTATAAATTCCAAGCCATCGAAAGCAACTGCATCTACTACATTGGCAATCGCTTTGGCTTCGACTGCGGGATTTTCATGCATTGCCTCAAGGACGGCAGCCATGTGAAACTCTTTGAGTCCTGTTGTGTCCCGGAGGGCCCCAAGAGTCTTGCCAGAGTTATCATGGAGTATGCTTGCTATGGACATAATGCTTAG